One window of Methanosphaera sp. genomic DNA carries:
- a CDS encoding UDP-N-acetylglucosamine--N-acetylmuramyl-(pentapeptide) pyrophosphoryl-undecaprenol N-acetylglucosamine transferase, with the protein MKILIITCGVGIGHASRSLTLSKILKKHGHETIFASYNAGLHFIHKNNEEVYPIPAMNFQGEDGEIDIEKTVSKSKDIPFTFIKSLIEEYKIIKKTNPDIIITDSDYGAVFVSKILKKPCYIITNDLEFGFSNSTDKRYIKYLEKFIKKLILGISKLADAILIPDIPGSVDVPRKLEDKTHFIGSLIYHDETLTKDDLRRKYGVGVDAKVIVVTIGGSDFGKILIENMCDIAHTLDVDYIYMFTGFEINPDEFKCKVRSNNVIIKQFTYNLVEWMKLSDLTVALAGHTTTMELISIAKPNILIPLKNHIEQQKNIERIKPYNITQTLDINNKDQLKTTINETLKKLDTIKVDEKQHKEFMKYDGCQNTLKIIEENNI; encoded by the coding sequence ATGAAGATACTAATAATAACATGTGGGGTAGGAATAGGACATGCATCAAGAAGTCTTACACTATCAAAGATTCTAAAAAAACATGGACATGAAACAATATTTGCAAGCTATAATGCAGGCTTGCATTTCATACATAAAAACAATGAAGAAGTATATCCAATTCCTGCAATGAACTTCCAAGGAGAAGATGGGGAAATTGATATTGAAAAAACAGTATCAAAATCAAAAGACATACCATTTACCTTTATAAAATCCTTAATTGAAGAATATAAGATAATTAAAAAAACAAACCCTGACATTATTATTACAGATTCAGACTATGGAGCTGTATTTGTTTCAAAAATACTAAAAAAGCCATGCTATATTATAACAAATGACCTGGAATTTGGATTTTCAAATTCAACAGATAAAAGATACATAAAATACCTTGAAAAATTTATTAAAAAACTAATCCTGGGAATTTCAAAACTAGCAGATGCAATACTAATACCTGACATTCCAGGATCTGTTGATGTACCCAGGAAACTTGAAGATAAAACACATTTTATAGGATCACTCATATATCATGATGAAACACTCACAAAAGATGATTTACGTCGTAAATATGGTGTTGGTGTTGATGCTAAAGTTATTGTTGTAACAATTGGTGGAAGTGATTTTGGTAAAATATTAATAGAAAATATGTGTGATATAGCCCACACACTTGATGTTGATTATATTTACATGTTCACTGGTTTTGAAATAAATCCTGATGAATTTAAATGTAAAGTTAGGAGTAATAATGTTATAATAAAACAGTTTACATACAACTTAGTTGAATGGATGAAACTTTCTGATTTAACAGTTGCACTTGCAGGACACACAACAACAATGGAATTAATATCAATAGCAAAACCCAACATACTAATACCACTAAAAAATCATATAGAACAACAAAAAAATATAGAAAGAATAAAGCCATATAATATAACACAAACACTAGATATAAATAATAAAGATCAACTAAAAACAACAATAAATGAAACACTAAAAAAACTAGATACAATAAAAGTAGATGAAAAACAACACAAAGAATTTATGAAATATGATGGCTGTCAAAATACATTAAAAATAATAGAAGAAAACAACATATAA
- a CDS encoding TrkH family potassium uptake protein has product MNSFFINKLKASEIKAIAHFTGIICIILGLFLLLPVGCAIIYNDSIRYLYSFIASAIISLVPGLILYYSYKDYKKTQLSLKGDLIFVFGIWGVAALLAGLPYYFSGTLGVIDSFFQAMSGITTTGFSFIPASRTPYSLALWQALTQWLGGLGFIIFILVLVPTTGKLNQLYTAEGRTEQMTPNIRHTSIIFIKLYLLISAIGVALYIMVGLDLFDSLCYMMAAIATGGFSIYPDSVGGFSSLPVQIVTIIQMLLGSTNFILIYRLIKGNFKAFYKDSETKTMFALIATATILITLSHLSSHTYGSDVFITLRHALFQVISVMSSTGFTSTDINMWSPFCYHILIIVMFCGGGICSTAGGIKLYNIYLLLKSVWWEGQTIFLPKNSVNVKKVQHDGRNIELSYTEIRPIIMYIIAYLLIFVVSATIILVFCNDIQVAYALSASAIGNIGVGPEYINVGAPAVVKLVMILEFWIGRIGVWPILLVVVYEINKLNSVISKRNSN; this is encoded by the coding sequence ATGAATTCGTTTTTTATAAACAAATTAAAAGCAAGTGAAATTAAGGCTATTGCCCATTTTACTGGAATTATATGTATTATCCTTGGATTATTTCTATTATTACCTGTAGGATGTGCTATTATTTATAATGATAGCATAAGGTATCTTTACTCATTTATAGCATCAGCTATCATATCACTTGTTCCTGGTTTGATATTGTATTATAGCTACAAAGACTATAAAAAGACACAACTTTCACTTAAGGGAGATTTAATTTTTGTATTTGGTATATGGGGTGTTGCAGCACTACTTGCAGGACTTCCATACTACTTTTCAGGTACTCTTGGTGTAATTGATTCATTCTTCCAGGCAATGTCTGGTATTACAACAACAGGATTTTCATTTATACCAGCATCAAGAACACCATATTCTCTTGCACTTTGGCAAGCATTAACACAATGGCTTGGTGGACTTGGTTTCATTATATTTATACTAGTACTTGTTCCAACAACAGGAAAATTAAATCAGCTCTACACAGCAGAAGGTAGAACAGAGCAGATGACACCAAATATACGTCATACATCTATCATATTTATAAAGTTATATCTGCTAATTTCAGCTATTGGTGTGGCATTATATATAATGGTTGGTCTTGACTTATTTGATTCACTCTGTTATATGATGGCAGCTATTGCAACTGGAGGATTTTCAATATATCCTGACAGTGTTGGAGGATTTAGTTCACTTCCTGTGCAGATTGTAACAATAATACAGATGTTACTTGGAAGTACAAACTTTATACTTATATACAGATTAATAAAAGGAAATTTCAAGGCATTTTATAAGGATTCTGAAACAAAGACAATGTTTGCATTAATTGCTACTGCTACAATTCTTATAACATTATCACATCTTTCAAGTCATACATATGGCTCTGATGTATTTATAACACTCAGACATGCACTTTTCCAGGTTATCTCTGTAATGTCAAGTACTGGATTTACATCAACAGATATTAATATGTGGTCACCATTTTGTTATCATATACTGATAATTGTAATGTTTTGTGGAGGAGGAATATGTTCTACAGCTGGGGGAATTAAGCTTTATAACATATATTTACTTCTTAAAAGTGTATGGTGGGAAGGTCAGACAATCTTTTTACCTAAAAATTCAGTGAATGTAAAAAAAGTACAACATGATGGTCGTAATATTGAATTGTCATATACAGAAATTAGGCCAATTATAATGTATATTATAGCCTATCTGTTGATATTTGTTGTAAGTGCAACTATAATTCTGGTATTTTGTAATGATATACAAGTTGCTTATGCTCTTTCTGCATCTGCTATTGGTAATATTGGTGTTGGACCTGAATATATTAATGTTGGAGCACCAGCTGTTGTTAAACTTGTAATGATTCTTGAATTCTGGATTGGAAGAATAGGTGTATGGCCAATACTACTTGTTGTGGTATATGAGATAAATAAATTAAATTCAGTTATTTCAAAAAGAAATAGTAATTAG
- a CDS encoding class III signal peptide-containing protein, producing the protein MNIIKDQKGQSAAEYILLFGGVIIIALVALQIYSNYFSQSQNFTAKEDAQQIRNNLTNKTTTP; encoded by the coding sequence ATGAACATAATAAAAGATCAAAAAGGACAATCAGCAGCAGAATACATACTACTATTTGGAGGAGTAATAATAATAGCATTAGTAGCACTACAAATATATTCAAACTACTTCAGCCAATCACAAAACTTCACAGCAAAAGAAGATGCACAACAAATACGAAACAACCTAACAAACAAAACAACAACACCATGA
- a CDS encoding metal-dependent hydrolase has translation MDIKYYGHSAFQITTQEGLKILIDPFISGNEKCLTPVELINPDVILITHGHSDHFGDAMEIANNSSALIIGTHEIANFIQKQGLEAIGMNIGGTVSINDLVNISMVDAKHTSSLDFTENAEVGGSAIGYIITLENGKKIYFAGDTGLFGDMKTVIGDIYKPDIALLPIGDRFTMGPEDAAIAAKWLNVRIVIPMHYNTFDAIAQDPELFADMVSEKAAGTYTVILDPGETYSEE, from the coding sequence ATGGATATTAAATATTATGGACATTCAGCATTCCAGATAACAACACAAGAAGGACTTAAAATATTAATAGACCCATTTATAAGTGGAAATGAAAAATGTTTAACACCAGTAGAGCTAATAAATCCTGATGTAATACTAATAACACATGGACATTCAGACCACTTTGGTGATGCAATGGAAATTGCAAATAATTCATCAGCACTTATCATAGGAACACATGAAATTGCAAACTTCATACAAAAACAGGGACTTGAAGCTATAGGAATGAATATTGGTGGAACTGTATCAATTAATGATCTTGTAAATATTTCAATGGTAGATGCAAAACATACATCTTCACTTGACTTTACAGAAAATGCAGAAGTAGGAGGATCTGCAATAGGATATATAATAACACTTGAAAATGGAAAGAAAATCTACTTTGCAGGAGATACAGGACTTTTTGGTGATATGAAAACAGTTATTGGTGATATTTACAAACCTGACATTGCATTGCTTCCAATTGGTGATAGATTTACAATGGGACCTGAAGATGCAGCAATTGCAGCTAAATGGTTAAATGTACGTATTGTAATTCCTATGCATTATAATACATTCGATGCAATAGCACAAGATCCTGAATTGTTTGCTGATATGGTTTCAGAAAAAGCTGCAGGTACATATACTGTAATTCTTGATCCTGGAGAAACATACTCTGAAGAATAA
- a CDS encoding DUF5518 domain-containing protein — protein sequence MIKLDYINLDYLTSIIIGLFIGSFILFIGRIMGYPLSAVILAIIMAPLVAAFLYNPSDKKNVKHRALRCTTSSMILCFIFSIFLVSYYIPKFSSLLMMTNDVSFAMSIIIVLLFTIIGGVVLGSLGGSIGRTIRDVVSVVLYEKDKIKK from the coding sequence ATGATAAAACTAGACTATATTAATCTTGACTATCTTACGTCAATTATAATAGGTTTATTTATTGGAAGTTTTATCTTATTTATTGGAAGAATTATGGGATATCCTCTAAGTGCTGTGATACTTGCCATTATTATGGCACCACTTGTTGCAGCATTTTTATATAATCCATCAGATAAGAAGAATGTAAAACACAGAGCTCTTAGATGTACAACATCAAGTATGATTTTATGTTTTATTTTCAGTATATTTCTCGTATCATACTACATTCCAAAGTTCAGCTCACTTTTAATGATGACAAATGATGTGTCATTTGCAATGTCAATTATAATTGTACTACTTTTTACAATAATTGGTGGAGTAGTACTTGGAAGTCTTGGTGGAAGTATAGGAAGAACAATACGAGATGTTGTTTCTGTAGTATTATATGAAAAAGATAAAATAAAAAAATAA
- a CDS encoding phosphopantetheine adenylyltransferase, protein MDYTYNKIAVGGTFDKFHKGHEQLIKTAFDMAENVLIGVSSDAFASRKSHNVECCEKRIKNVKEAIKDYDNNYTIIEINDAMGTADIDANLDAIVVSEETEESAVYINKIRHENGLKLLDIVVIKWVLADDNIPISSTRIRKGEITQDGVIISD, encoded by the coding sequence TATACTTACAATAAGATTGCAGTTGGTGGAACTTTTGATAAGTTTCACAAGGGACATGAACAGTTAATTAAAACAGCTTTTGACATGGCAGAAAATGTCTTAATAGGCGTTTCATCTGATGCATTTGCATCAAGAAAGTCACATAATGTTGAGTGTTGTGAAAAAAGAATTAAAAATGTAAAAGAAGCTATCAAAGATTATGATAATAATTATACTATTATTGAAATTAATGATGCTATGGGTACTGCTGATATTGATGCAAATCTTGATGCTATTGTTGTAAGTGAGGAGACTGAGGAATCTGCTGTTTATATTAATAAGATTCGTCATGAAAATGGTCTTAAGTTACTTGATATTGTTGTTATTAAATGGGTTTTAGCTGATGATAATATTCCTATTTCATCTACTCGTATTCGTAAAGGTGAAATTACACAAGATGGTGTTATTATATCAGACTAG